The uncultured Bacteroides sp. DNA segment GAAACAGGAGGTAGACCACATGCCATGGCTTCAATTATAGCCATGCCAAAACCTTCATGCCGTGAGGATAAGACAAATATAGAACTTTCGCAATATTTGTCTATAATATTTTCTGTAGCATCTTCTAGATATAGAGTAGCAACATTATATTTGTTTTTTAGCTTGATAAATTGAGTTTTGTCACCTCCACCGTAAATATGTAAGCACCAGTTATTATGTTTTGTTTCCACAATTTCCCATGCTTCGATTAACAAGTCAAATCCTTTTTCCATAGCATATCTACCCACAGCTATCACTTGCTTTGTTTCACAAATTGATGTTTTCTCTGGGAAGAAAGGTAGTGGATTATGAATAACACAAGTGTTGGATAAATATCCCCACTTTTTTTGATCCGCTGCTGTTAGTATTACAAATTTATTCAGTTGTTTTAATTTTCTATTCAGTTGCCACATCCAGACAGTCGATATTATTTTTTCTATAAAATTGATTCCTTTCTCTTCGGATAATTTCCTGAAATTTTCTCTATTAATATGAATTTCGCCTATTTTAAAGCTACCATCCTTTATGGATGTAATGAAGTTTATCTCTCTTCTGAGCATTGAAACAGTGATGTCCGGGCGTATGCGCATAAGGCAATCACTTAGGCGTTTTTTGTATAGTATTTGTTTTTTTAGATAGATGAGTATTTTTTTATGCAGTGGCTTGTCCCACAACTCGTTGTAGTTTACGTCCAGATGTTCTATGTGAATTTTGGGAGACAATTCGTAGAAGGGCTTTTCGTTCATTCCGTCTGTGAGGATGATCGTAATATCATAGCCCACTTTTTCAGCAAAGTAGTTTGCTTTGATGGTCAGCACACGCTCCATTCCTCCGGCAATGTAGAGTGAGGGTAGGCAATAGGCTATTTTCATTTGTTTCATTTGTTTTATTTGACTATTTTCCTATAATTGTTCGATGATTTGTTGTAGCTGTCTTCCAAATACTTTTATATCATTTTTTTCTCCGAAATCGTATGCGTTTTTTCCGTATTCACTTATAAGTTCCGGATTAGTGTTGAATAGATTCATCGTATTTTTTAGTTCTTCCAAATTTCCGGCCTGAAAAACAAATCCCAGTTGTTTTTCTTTTACGATATCAGCAAAAACGGTGTTGCTTGCTGTGATGATAGGCATGCCTAGTGCTACAGCATCGAGAAAACTTGTCAGTCCTATAGGCCCAAGTAGCCTGGAGCTATTGGCAGTTGGTATTACAAGTACTGAACAGCGATTGAGTAATTCGATCATTTTCCTGTCATCCGGTTTGTTTTGGTAGTATATTTCGGCATAGACACAATCCTCATTATA contains these protein-coding regions:
- a CDS encoding glycosyltransferase family 4 protein, whose translation is MKIAYCLPSLYIAGGMERVLTIKANYFAEKVGYDITIILTDGMNEKPFYELSPKIHIEHLDVNYNELWDKPLHKKILIYLKKQILYKKRLSDCLMRIRPDITVSMLRREINFITSIKDGSFKIGEIHINRENFRKLSEEKGINFIEKIISTVWMWQLNRKLKQLNKFVILTAADQKKWGYLSNTCVIHNPLPFFPEKTSICETKQVIAVGRYAMEKGFDLLIEAWEIVETKHNNWCLHIYGGGDKTQFIKLKNKYNVATLYLEDATENIIDKYCESSIFVLSSRHEGFGMAIIEAMACGLPPVSFNCPNGPKEIINDGEDGLLVENGNIEQLAEKICYLIENEDIRKEMGRKARINVERFKMENIAKQWDELFRKL